One genomic segment of Caldimonas brevitalea includes these proteins:
- a CDS encoding Fis family transcriptional regulator produces the protein MSKKNIEECIRSSLESYFKDLRGEEPHSMYDMILKVVEKPLLETVMQQAEGNQSRAAEWLGINRNTLRRKLVEHKLLK, from the coding sequence ATGAGCAAGAAGAACATAGAAGAATGCATCCGCAGCAGCTTGGAGTCCTACTTCAAGGATCTGCGCGGTGAAGAGCCGCACTCGATGTACGACATGATCCTCAAGGTCGTCGAGAAACCGCTGCTCGAGACGGTGATGCAACAAGCCGAAGGCAACCAGTCGCGGGCTGCCGAATGGCTGGGCATCAACCGCAACACCCTGCGACGCAAGCTCGTCGAACACAAGCTGCTCAAGTGA
- the dusB gene encoding tRNA dihydrouridine synthase DusB, producing the protein MHIGPYELANSLFVAPMAGVTDRPFRRLCKRLGAGYAVSEMVTSRKDLWNSLKTSRRANHDGEAAPIAVQIAGTEPIMMAEAAVYNIERGAQIIDINMGCPAKKVCNKWAGSALMQDETLALHIVEAVVTACAPHGVPVTLKMRTGWCQQHKNALTIARAAESAGIAMLTVHGRTREQGYKGEAEYDTIAAVKAALRIPVVANGDITSAEKARAVLQATGADALMIGRAAQGRPWIFREIAHYLATGEVLPQPYVHEVRQWLVEHLHDHYDLYGEYTGVRTARKHIGWYVRALPGGEAFRAEMNSLESCEQQLLAVDTFFHRLALSHERLPTAAASLADDDADLPIREAA; encoded by the coding sequence ATGCACATCGGCCCGTACGAGCTGGCGAACTCGCTATTCGTCGCCCCCATGGCGGGTGTGACGGACCGGCCCTTTCGCCGCCTGTGCAAGCGCCTCGGTGCAGGTTATGCGGTCAGCGAGATGGTCACCTCGCGCAAGGACTTGTGGAACAGCCTGAAGACCTCGCGTCGCGCCAACCACGACGGTGAAGCAGCGCCGATCGCCGTGCAGATCGCCGGCACCGAGCCGATCATGATGGCCGAGGCCGCGGTCTACAACATCGAACGCGGCGCCCAGATCATCGACATCAACATGGGCTGCCCGGCCAAGAAGGTGTGCAACAAATGGGCCGGGTCCGCGCTGATGCAGGACGAGACGCTGGCGCTGCACATCGTCGAGGCCGTCGTCACCGCTTGCGCACCGCACGGCGTGCCGGTGACGCTCAAGATGCGCACCGGCTGGTGCCAGCAGCACAAGAACGCGTTGACGATCGCCCGTGCGGCCGAGTCGGCCGGCATCGCGATGCTGACCGTGCACGGGCGCACCCGCGAGCAGGGCTACAAGGGCGAGGCCGAATACGACACCATTGCCGCGGTGAAGGCCGCGCTGCGCATCCCCGTCGTCGCCAACGGGGACATCACCAGCGCCGAGAAGGCGCGCGCCGTGCTACAGGCCACCGGGGCCGACGCGTTGATGATCGGCCGTGCGGCCCAGGGGCGGCCGTGGATCTTCCGTGAGATCGCCCACTACCTCGCCACCGGCGAGGTCCTGCCGCAGCCCTACGTGCACGAGGTGCGGCAGTGGCTGGTCGAGCACCTGCACGACCACTACGACCTGTATGGTGAATACACCGGCGTGCGCACCGCGCGCAAGCATATCGGCTGGTATGTGCGCGCCCTGCCGGGGGGCGAGGCCTTCCGCGCCGAGATGAACAGCCTAGAAAGCTGCGAGCAGCAACTGCTCGCCGTTGACACCTTTTTCCACCGTTTGGCACTGTCGCACGAGCGTCTGCCAACCGCAGCCGCGTCCCTGGCCGACGACGACGCCGACCTACCGATCCGGGAAGCCGCATGA
- a CDS encoding sensor domain-containing diguanylate cyclase yields the protein MTRPAFELAYRAFRALLLLAWMSFVALSAGATPVPEVHLTSTFAEVALGRSSEVLHDRMGTMDLEAVRRSQQWRKLSSDAVPGGYSHGVWWMRVRVTNSSGAPLQAILDLNSPLQDYVQLLQVDPSGHVVHQDEAGDHLPLSRWKSGGRTLRFLVSLGTAESRDLYLRLATEDGLHVGVRPALRSLPEQSQHDQFDTLVHALYFGMILALLLYNVVLFLSTRDRALAYYVLHLLAFGTWAWTFRGYGLKYFWPESPAFNQHVLLASISLSVVTQSLFLMHYMRVRVDAPRLYPVLVAVTAANALALLSPLLGGYAGPFFLACLGVLAGVVITYACAGYLLRKRSRPALIVFVSFAALALGVTMYLLRLLGALQPNFMTEYGPEIGSALQMLLLALGLADQMNTLREQKLQAERHAAAAQMALVEQLDTLVKARTQELEQVNAKLADLSIKDELTGAYNKRHFTEVFQTELARYGRQGGVLSFCMFDVDFFKAYNDRYGHPAGDAVLRKVAATVRARLRRKGDRLFRLGGEEFGVLLSVDRPADTVARYIDGLRQAIADLGVTHEGSPFGKLTASFGLVILGSASQGEALDPEAVYALADRQLYEAKRNGRNRVEVEA from the coding sequence ATGACCCGACCCGCCTTTGAGCTTGCATATCGCGCCTTCCGAGCGCTCTTGCTGCTGGCATGGATGAGCTTCGTCGCGCTGTCCGCAGGCGCGACACCGGTGCCGGAGGTTCATCTCACCTCGACCTTTGCAGAGGTCGCACTCGGTCGCTCGTCCGAGGTGCTCCACGATCGCATGGGCACGATGGACCTGGAGGCCGTGCGAAGGTCGCAGCAGTGGCGTAAGTTGTCATCCGATGCGGTGCCGGGCGGCTACTCGCACGGCGTCTGGTGGATGCGGGTGCGTGTCACGAATTCGAGCGGCGCCCCCCTGCAAGCCATCCTCGACCTCAACAGTCCCTTGCAAGACTACGTGCAGCTTCTGCAGGTGGACCCTAGCGGTCACGTCGTGCATCAGGATGAGGCGGGCGACCATCTTCCGCTGTCGAGATGGAAGAGTGGCGGTCGCACGCTCAGATTCCTCGTCTCGCTGGGCACCGCGGAGAGCAGAGACCTGTATCTGCGGCTCGCCACCGAAGATGGGCTGCATGTTGGCGTCAGGCCGGCGTTGCGTTCGCTGCCAGAGCAGTCCCAACACGATCAGTTCGACACCTTGGTGCATGCGCTGTACTTCGGCATGATCCTGGCGCTGCTGCTCTACAACGTCGTCCTTTTCCTGTCCACGCGCGACCGGGCGCTCGCCTACTACGTTCTGCACCTGCTGGCATTCGGCACCTGGGCCTGGACCTTCCGCGGCTACGGGTTGAAGTACTTCTGGCCCGAATCGCCCGCGTTCAACCAGCATGTTCTGCTGGCCAGCATCAGCCTCAGCGTCGTGACCCAAAGCCTGTTCCTGATGCACTACATGAGAGTCCGGGTCGACGCTCCCCGGCTCTATCCCGTGCTGGTGGCCGTCACCGCGGCGAATGCCCTGGCGCTGCTCAGCCCGCTGCTCGGGGGCTACGCGGGCCCCTTCTTCTTGGCGTGCCTCGGGGTTCTGGCCGGTGTGGTGATCACCTACGCCTGTGCCGGGTACTTGCTCCGCAAGCGCTCCCGGCCGGCCCTGATCGTTTTCGTGTCGTTCGCCGCGCTCGCTTTGGGCGTCACGATGTATCTCCTGCGGCTCCTCGGGGCCCTTCAGCCCAACTTCATGACCGAGTACGGCCCCGAGATCGGTTCGGCCCTGCAGATGCTCCTGCTGGCCCTTGGGCTCGCCGATCAGATGAACACGCTGCGCGAGCAGAAGCTGCAAGCGGAACGTCACGCCGCGGCCGCCCAGATGGCCCTGGTCGAACAGCTGGACACGCTCGTGAAGGCGCGCACCCAGGAACTCGAGCAGGTCAATGCAAAACTTGCCGACTTGTCGATCAAGGATGAGCTGACAGGGGCATACAACAAGCGCCACTTCACGGAAGTGTTCCAGACCGAGCTGGCCCGATACGGCAGGCAAGGAGGTGTGCTGTCCTTCTGTATGTTCGACGTGGATTTCTTCAAGGCCTACAACGACCGCTATGGTCATCCCGCGGGCGACGCCGTGCTGCGCAAGGTGGCTGCCACCGTCAGGGCTCGACTCCGGCGAAAGGGAGACCGGCTGTTTCGTCTCGGCGGCGAAGAGTTCGGCGTGCTGCTGAGCGTCGACAGGCCTGCAGACACCGTGGCTCGGTACATCGATGGGCTGCGCCAGGCGATCGCGGATTTGGGGGTGACCCATGAAGGGTCTCCGTTCGGCAAGCTCACGGCGAGCTTCGGGCTTGTCATCCTCGGCTCGGCCTCGCAAGGTGAAGCGCTGGACCCAGAGGCCGTGTACGCGCTCGCGGACCGGCAGCTGTACGAAGCCAAGCGCAACGGCCGCAATAGGGTAGAGGTCGAAGCCTAG